A genomic window from Chrysoperla carnea chromosome 3, inChrCarn1.1, whole genome shotgun sequence includes:
- the LOC123296162 gene encoding uncharacterized protein LOC123296162, giving the protein MKYVLIVVLAVSNGVYLSNGIKLPSYIKPCKPNQSNFSECAVAEANKILPMLIRGYLPFNIPPLNPYYTPKVRSLPSSDSNLNVILENVFIYGLDEIEVLSVEFNFTEHVIDLKVNIPKLIMQCHYEVEGYVLILPLNGKGPGNITAVNGTYNGRLLYSLYTENGDEYAKMDNATIKFELERLYAHLEDIVHDDKEFSEDTNLLINSQWRYVVQEFSPLIKETIGNLVLEVFNGIFKKVPFVEIFGGV; this is encoded by the exons ATGAAATATGTACTAATTGTTGTGTTGGCCGTTTCAAATGGTGTGTATTTGAGTAATGGAATAAAATTAC CAAGTTATATAAAACCATGCAAACCAAACCAATCAAATTTTAGCGAGTGTGCTGTTGCTGAGGCTAACAAAATACTTCCAATGTTGATAAGAG GTTATCTACCATTCAATATTCCACCTTTAAATCCGTATTACACACCAAAAGTAAGAAGTCTTCCATCAAGTGATAGTAATCTCAATGTAATATTggaaaatgtgtttatttatggTTTAGACGAAATTGAAGTTTTATCAGTAGA GTTTAATTTTACAGAACATGTTATTGATTTAAAAGTCAATATTCCCAAATTAATCATGCAATGTCATTATGAAGTGGAAGGATATGTATTAATTTTGCCATTAAATGGAAAAGGACCAGGAAATATCACAGCAG tgAATGGAACTTATAATGGCAGacttttatattcattatatacAGAAAATGGAGACGAATACGCAAAAATGGACAATGCAACGATAAAGTTCGAGCTTGAACGTTTATATGCGCATTTAGAAGATATTGTTCATGATGACAAAGAGTTCAGTGAAGACACGAACCTCTTAATTAATAGCCAATGGCGTTACGTAGTACAAGAATTCAGTCCATTAATAAAAGAAACTATAGGAAATCTTGTTTTAGAAGTGTTTaatggaattttcaaaaaagtgccATTTGTAGAGATTTTTGGTGGTGTTTAA
- the LOC123295763 gene encoding protein takeout-like, which translates to MNQIQVVFLIVSCYINGVVLYATGSSSSLPDFIKPCKGNDPNLNDCVTKTGNEVIPHLIKGYRPLNMPSFDPLVIEALKIENGHLQLEMKNMEVHNLKSAKLINSNVDLTKHVITLKLNVKDLTFSGIYEMSGQILVFPLNGKGPCKIVANDGDYTVTVTYSLYEKNGVQYAKVEKIDVKLDIKGLNFNFENLISTKKEISDNMNKVLNENWQEMIKELEPAVKETLYTIAKQVINGILDKVPYMDLWDNEHP; encoded by the exons ATGAATCAAATTCAAGTTGTTTTTCTAATCGTGTCATGTTATATTAATGGTGTTGTGTTATACGCAACGGGTTCTTCTTCTTCATTAC CTGACTTCATTAAACCATGCAAAGGAAACGATCCAAATTTGAACGACTGTGTAACCAAAACAGGTAACGAAGTCATACCACATTTAATTAAAGGTTACCGACCATTGAATATGCCTTCTTTCGATCCGCTGGTAATAGAAgcacttaaaattgaaaatggacACTTGCaacttgaaatgaaaaatatggaaGTTCATAATCTTAAATCagcgaaattaataaattccaa tgtTGATTTAACCAAGCATGTTATTACACTGAAGTTAAATGTTAAAGATTTAACATTCTCAGGCATTTATGAAATGTCTGGACAAATATTGGTTTTCCCATTAAATGGAAAAGGGCCGTGTAAAATTGTAGCTA ACGATGGTGACTATACCGTTACTGTAACATACTCTTTATACGAGAAAAATGGTGTTCAATATGCAAAAGTGGAAAAAATTGATGTGAAATTAGATATCAAAGgcttaaatttcaattttgaaaatttaatcagtactaaaaaagaaatttctgaTAACATGAATAaagtattaaatgaaaattggcAGGAAATGATTAAAGAGCTAGAACCAGCTGTAAAAGAAACTCTATATACGATTGCTAAGCAAGTGATTAATGGTATTCTTGATAAAGTTCCGTATATGGACCTGTGGGATAATGAACATCCATAA
- the LOC123295432 gene encoding protein takeout-like yields the protein MKYLSIVVIVAVSCFMSVNAASVIPPWLTPCKGTDPKLSECAEKEANKVIPIIVKGYPKLNLPVLEPLNIPEIKVEANGQLNIILRDGLVNGLSQAKASDFKLDFKNQKIGFKLFIPNLNILSQYEVDGRILVLPIQGKGPGNITAVDGLYDISFSFELYDKKGVQYAKMKDVDVSFDLKRLYIRFDNLFNGNKELGDAANNAVNAEWRVVLKELEPVIKGAIGEVVLLVANGVADKVPYAEIFGGEIPA from the exons atgaaatatttatctattgttgttattgttgctGTTTCATGTTTCATGAGCGTGAATGCAGCATCTGTGATAC cTCCTTGGTTAACTCCATGCAAGGGAACTGATCCAAAATTATCTGAATGTGCCGAGAAAGAAGCCAATAAAGTTATCCCGATAATAGTCAAAG gtTATCCAAAGTTAAATTTACCAGTTTTGGAACCATTAAATATTCCTGAAATAAAAGTCGAAGCAAATGGTCAATTGAACATTATCTTACGAGATGGATTAGTGAATGGGCTTTCACAAGCTAAGGCTTCTGATTtcaaattagattttaaaaatcagaaaattggttttaaattattcattccaaatttaaatattttaagtcaatatgAAGTTGATGGACGTATTCTAGTCTTACCTATTCAAGGAAAAGGTCCAGGAAATATAACTGCTG TTGATGGACTTTACGATATCAGTTTCTCATTTGAATTGTATGATAAGAAAGGAGTCCAATATGCAAAAATGAAAGATGTTGATGTTTCATTTGATTTGAAGCGATTATACATTCGTTTTGACAACTTATTCAATGGAAACAAAGAATTAGGCGATGCAGCAAATAATGCTGTCAACGCTGAATGGCGTGTTGTACTTAAAGAACTAGAGCCAGTTATAAAAGGTGCTATCGGTGAAGTTGTCCTACTTGTAGCGAATGGTGTAGCCGATAAAGTTCCATATGCAGAAATTTTTGGTGGTGAAATACCAGCGTAG